From one Ooceraea biroi isolate clonal line C1 chromosome 7, Obir_v5.4, whole genome shotgun sequence genomic stretch:
- the LOC105275029 gene encoding large neutral amino acids transporter small subunit 1 isoform X4 has translation MSKSGSIKDGEKGSYDPIPNTEKGNDEIKLEAKMSLLNGVTVIVGSIIGSGIFVSPTGVLKYTGSVNASLLVWTASGIYSMVGAYCYAELGCMIRKSGADYAYIMETFGPFLAFVRLWVECMIVRPCSQAIVALTFSVYVLKPLFPDCTPPDDSVRMLAVCCICVLAFINCWDVKWATRVQDIFTYAKLLALFIIIFTGAYQLCIGHTQYFTFENTNTEVTSIALSFYSGLFAYNGWNYLNFIIEELKDPVRNLPRAIAVSCTLVTVVYVFTNMAFYTTLSPVEVLGSEAVAVTYANRLFGVMAWTIPVFVALSTFGAVNGILLTSSRLFYAGACEGQMPEILTMIQISRLTPTPAVICMALLSMLYLCSSNISALINYVGFATWLSIGVSVLCLPWLRWSQPNLSRPIKVNLIFPFFYILATLFVTIVPMYASPVETGYGCLMILSSVPIYFAFIAWKNKPKFFQQGVGAVTQALQKLMIVVGPQKTKVYNTL, from the exons ATGTCAAAGTCAGGGAGCATCAAAGATGGTGAGAAGGGATCATATGATCCGATCCCTAATACTGAAAAGGGCAATGACGAGATCAAACTGGAGGCGAAAATGTCACTTCTCAACGGAGTCACCGTCATCGTTGGTTCCATCATCGGTTCCGGTATCTTCGTCAGTCCAACTGGCGTTCTTAAATACACGGGAAGTGTGAATGCGAGTCTTCTTGTGTGGACGGCATCTGGCATTTATTCTATG GTAGGAGCTTATTGCTACGCCGAACTCGGCTGCATGATTAGAAAATCTGGCGCTGATTATGCATACATCATGGAGACTTTCGGACCCTTTTTGGCATTCGTCAGACTGTGGGTCGAGTGTATGATAGTGCGTCCTTGCAGCCAGGCTATAGTAGCCTTGACTTTCAGCGTCTATGTTCTCAAACCACTCTTTCCGGATTGCACACCGCCCGATGACTCCGTCAGAATGCTCGCCGTCTGTTGCATAT GTGTGCTGGCTTTTATAAATTGCTGGGACGTCAAGTGGGCGACGAGGGTACAGGACATCTTCACGTATGCGAAACTACTCGCGCTGTTCATCATAATCTTTACTGGGGCCTATCAACTCTGCATTG GACATacacaatattttacgttCGAGAACACTAATACGGAAGTCACGTCTATAGCCCTCAGTTTTTATTCAGGCTTGTTTGCTTACAATGGCTGGAATTACTTGAATTTCATAATCGAAGAATTGAAGGATCCCGTTAG AAACCTACCGAGGGCTATTGCTGTTTCGTGCACTCTTGTTACGGTCGTCTATGTCTTCACGAATATGGCCTTTTACACAACGCTGAGTCCAGTTGAAGTGCTCGGTAGCGAAGCTGTGGCAGTG ACATATGCAAACAGATTGTTCGGCGTGATGGCATGGACGATACCGGTTTTCGTAGCTCTATCCACGTTCGGCGCGGTTAACGGCATCCTGCTCACGTCTTCCCGGCTCTTCTACGCGGGTGCCTGCGAGGGTCAGATGCCAGAGATATTGACAATGATTCAAATTTCTAGACTCACACCTACGCCCGCCGTAATATGCATG gcCTTGCTGTCCATGCTGTACTTATGCTCTTCCAATATTTCTGCTCTTATCAATTACGTCGGCTTCGCGACTTGG CTGAGTATAGGCGTCTCTGTGCTGTGCCTTCCGTGGCTCAGATGGAGTCAGCCGAACTTGTCGAGACCGATCAAGGTGAATCTTATTTTTCCGTTCTTCTACATCTTGGCTACCCTCTTCGTTACCATAGTTCCGATGTATGCCAGTCCCGTTGAAACCG GATACGGCTGTCTGATGATACTTTCGTCTGTACCTATTTACTTTGCCTTCATTGCGTGGAAGAATAAACCAAAATTCTTTCAGCAGGGAGTTG GCGCCGTCACCCAAGCTTTGCAGAAGCTGATGATAGTCGTGGGGCCACAAAAAACAAAGGTTTACAATACACTGTAA
- the LOC105275029 gene encoding large neutral amino acids transporter small subunit 1 isoform X2: MQRNLATEKMSKSGSIKDGEKGSYDPIPNTEKGNDEIKLEAKMSLLNGVTVIVGSIIGSGIFVSPTGVLKYTGSVNASLLVWTASGIYSMVGAYCYAELGCMIRKSGADYAYIMETFGPFLAFVRLWVECMIVRPCSQAIVALTFSVYVLKPLFPDCTPPDDSVRMLAVCCICVLAFINCWDVKWATRVQDIFTYAKLLALFIIIFTGAYQLCIGHTQYFTFENTNTEVTSIALSFYSGLFAYNGWNYLNFIIEELKDPVRNLPRAIAVSCTLVTVVYVFTNMAFYTTLSPVEVLGSEAVAVTYANRLFGVMAWTIPVFVALSTFGAVNGILLTSSRLFYAGACEGQMPEILTMIQISRLTPTPAVICMALLSMLYLCSSNISALINYVGFATWLSIGVSVLCLPWLRWSQPNLSRPIKVNLIFPFFYILATLFVTIVPMYASPVETGYGCLMILSSVPIYFAFIAWKNKPKFFQQGVVSTTKLLQKVMLVVGKSKPAQV, translated from the exons ATGCAACGAAACCTAGCAACAG AAAAAATGTCAAAGTCAGGGAGCATCAAAGATGGTGAGAAGGGATCATATGATCCGATCCCTAATACTGAAAAGGGCAATGACGAGATCAAACTGGAGGCGAAAATGTCACTTCTCAACGGAGTCACCGTCATCGTTGGTTCCATCATCGGTTCCGGTATCTTCGTCAGTCCAACTGGCGTTCTTAAATACACGGGAAGTGTGAATGCGAGTCTTCTTGTGTGGACGGCATCTGGCATTTATTCTATG GTAGGAGCTTATTGCTACGCCGAACTCGGCTGCATGATTAGAAAATCTGGCGCTGATTATGCATACATCATGGAGACTTTCGGACCCTTTTTGGCATTCGTCAGACTGTGGGTCGAGTGTATGATAGTGCGTCCTTGCAGCCAGGCTATAGTAGCCTTGACTTTCAGCGTCTATGTTCTCAAACCACTCTTTCCGGATTGCACACCGCCCGATGACTCCGTCAGAATGCTCGCCGTCTGTTGCATAT GTGTGCTGGCTTTTATAAATTGCTGGGACGTCAAGTGGGCGACGAGGGTACAGGACATCTTCACGTATGCGAAACTACTCGCGCTGTTCATCATAATCTTTACTGGGGCCTATCAACTCTGCATTG GACATacacaatattttacgttCGAGAACACTAATACGGAAGTCACGTCTATAGCCCTCAGTTTTTATTCAGGCTTGTTTGCTTACAATGGCTGGAATTACTTGAATTTCATAATCGAAGAATTGAAGGATCCCGTTAG AAACCTACCGAGGGCTATTGCTGTTTCGTGCACTCTTGTTACGGTCGTCTATGTCTTCACGAATATGGCCTTTTACACAACGCTGAGTCCAGTTGAAGTGCTCGGTAGCGAAGCTGTGGCAGTG ACATATGCAAACAGATTGTTCGGCGTGATGGCATGGACGATACCGGTTTTCGTAGCTCTATCCACGTTCGGCGCGGTTAACGGCATCCTGCTCACGTCTTCCCGGCTCTTCTACGCGGGTGCCTGCGAGGGTCAGATGCCAGAGATATTGACAATGATTCAAATTTCTAGACTCACACCTACGCCCGCCGTAATATGCATG gcCTTGCTGTCCATGCTGTACTTATGCTCTTCCAATATTTCTGCTCTTATCAATTACGTCGGCTTCGCGACTTGG CTGAGTATAGGCGTCTCTGTGCTGTGCCTTCCGTGGCTCAGATGGAGTCAGCCGAACTTGTCGAGACCGATCAAGGTGAATCTTATTTTTCCGTTCTTCTACATCTTGGCTACCCTCTTCGTTACCATAGTTCCGATGTATGCCAGTCCCGTTGAAACCG GATACGGCTGTCTGATGATACTTTCGTCTGTACCTATTTACTTTGCCTTCATTGCGTGGAAGAATAAACCAAAATTCTTTCAGCAGGGAGTTG TGAGCACGACGAAGCTGCTGCAGAAGGTGATGTTGGTCGTCGGCAAATCGAAACCCGCTCAGGTGTAA
- the LOC105275024 gene encoding G protein-coupled receptor kinase 2, translating to MELENIVANTVYLKAREGGGDSNKGKSKKWRKILQFPHISQCIGLKDKLDIRYGYVVDQQPIGRLLFRQFCQDKKPAYHRYNLFLDAIEKYEIELDENRIELAKELFEQYLKREGSEVVDILNDSLISQCEERLSTGGKELFLEVAQTVKNFLAGEPFSAFLSSFYFYRYLQWKWLEAQPVTGKTFRMYRVLGKGGFGEVCACQVRATGKMYACKKLEKKRIKKRKGESMVLIEKNILQKINSKFVVSLAYAYQTKDALCLVLTIMNGGDLKFHIYNMGGEPGFDINRARFYAAEVVCGLEHLHLQGIVYRDCKPENILLDDHGHVRISDLGLAVEITEGDMVRGRVGTVGYMAPEVIDNEKYTFSPDWFSFGCLLYEMIEGQAPFRARKEKVKREEVDRRVKEDQERYSPKFSEDAKSLCQQLLKKSPKTRLGCKCGRHGAKEVKLHSFFQCLNWKRVEAGMWEPPFVPDPRAVYAKDVLDIEQFSTVKGVNLDATDDTFYSKFNTGSVSIPWQNEMIETECFKELNVLGPNNTPTPDLLINHPPPNNEDRGCFLFRRKRKQSARTREVPLSECHLLELSQTQSSEMPGS from the exons GTGGTGGTGACAGCAACAAGGGAAAGAGTAAGAAATGGCGGAAGATACTTCAGTTCCCACACATTTCCCAGTGCATCGGCCTAAAAGATAAACTAG ACATCAGGTACGGCTATGTCGTGGATCAGCAGCCGATCGGGCGGCTGCTATTCCGACAGTTCTGCCAGGACAAAAAGCCGGCCTACCACCGCTACAACTTATTCCTGGACGCAATTGAAAAGTACGAGATCGAATTGGATGAGAACCGCATCGAGCTGGCGAAGGAGCTGTTTGAACAGTACTTGAAGCGGGAGGGCTCGGAGGTGGTCGACATCCTGAATGATTCCCTGATTTCGCAGTGCGAGGAGCGACTCAGCACCGGCGGCAAGGAGCTCTTTCTCGAGGTGGCGCAGACCGTGAAAAACTTTCTCGCAGGCGAGCCATTCTCGGCCTTCCTCAGCAGTTTTTACTTCTACAG GTATCTCCAGTGGAAATGGTTGGAGGCGCAACCAGTGACGGGCAAGACTTTCCGGATGTACCGAGTACTGGGCAAAGGCGGCTTCGGCGAGGTATGCGCCTGCCAGGTACGCGCCACCGGTAAGATGTACGCGTGCAAGAAGCTGGAAAAGAAGCGGATCAAGAAGCGGAAGGGCGAGTCGATGGTGCTGATCGAGAAGAACATTCTGCAGAAGATCAACTCCAAGTTCGTCGTCTCTCTCGCGTACGCGTACCAAACGAAAGACGCGCTCTGCCTCGTGCTGACCATCATGAACGGTGGCGATCTCAAGTTCCACATTTACAATATGGGCGGTGAGCCGGGTTTCGACATAAATCGCGCCCGATTCTACGCGGCCGAGGTCGTGTGTGGTCTGGAGCACCTTCACCTTCAGGGTATCGTCTACAGGGACTGCAAACCAGAGAACATACTGCTGGATGATCACGGTCACGTGAGGATATCCGATCTCGGCCTCGCGGTGGAGATCACCGAGGGCGACATGGTACGCGGCAGAGTCGGCACGGTGGGCTACATGGCGCCCGAAGTGATCGACAACGAGAAGTACACCTTCTCGCCGGACTGGTTCAGTTTCGGTTGTTTGTTGTACGAGATGATCGAGGGCCAAGCGCCGTTCCGCGCCCGTAAGGAGAAGGTCAAGCGCGAAGAGGTTGACAGACGCGTGAAGGAGGACCAGGAGAGGTACTCGCCCAAGTTCAGCGAGGATGCGAAGAGCCTGTGTCAGCAGTTGCTGAAGAAGAGCCCGAAAACGCGGCTTGGCTGCAAGTGCGGCCGTCATGGTGCGAAAGAGGTGAAGCTGCACAGCTTTTTCCAGTGCTTGAACTGGAAGAGGGTCGAGGCCGGTATGTGGGAACCACCGTTTGTGCCGGAT CCTCGCGCGGTTTACGCTAAAGACGTTCTGGACATTGAACAGTTCTCCACGGTGAAAGGTGTCAATTTGGATGCCACAGACGACACCTTCTACAGCAAATTCAACACCGGCAGCGTGTCCATTCCATGGCAAAATGAG ATGATAGAGACTGAGTGTTTTAAGGAGCTGAACGTATTAGGTCCTAACAACACGCCTACCCCAGACTTATTGATAAATCATCCGCCGCCCAATAATGAAGACAGAGGCTGCTTTCTCTTTCGAAGAAAG AGGAAACAGAGCGCCCGTACGAGGGAGGTGCCGCTGTCGGAATGTCATCTGCTGGAGCTATCGCAGACGCAGAGCTCGGAGATGCCGGGCAGCTGA
- the LOC105275029 gene encoding Y+L amino acid transporter 2 isoform X3 produces the protein MQRNLATEKMSKSGSIKDGEKGSYDPIPNTEKGNDEIKLEAKMSLLNGVTVIVGSIIGSGIFVSPTGVLKYTGSVNASLLVWTASGIYSMVGAYCYAELGCMIRKSGADYAYIMETFGPFLAFVRLWVECMIVRPCSQAIVALTFSVYVLKPLFPDCTPPDDSVRMLAVCCICVLAFINCWDVKWATRVQDIFTYAKLLALFIIIFTGAYQLCIGHTQYFTFENTNTEVTSIALSFYSGLFAYNGWNYLNFIIEELKDPVRNLPRAIAVSCTLVTVVYVFTNMAFYTTLSPVEVLGSEAVAVTYANRLFGVMAWTIPVFVALSTFGAVNGILLTSSRLFYAGACEGQMPEILTMIQISRLTPTPAVICMALLSMLYLCSSNISALINYVGFATWLSIGVSVLCLPWLRWSQPNLSRPIKVNLIFPFFYILATLFVTIVPMYASPVETGYGCLMILSSVPIYFAFIAWKNKPKFFQQGVGAVTQALQKLMIVVGPQKTK, from the exons ATGCAACGAAACCTAGCAACAG AAAAAATGTCAAAGTCAGGGAGCATCAAAGATGGTGAGAAGGGATCATATGATCCGATCCCTAATACTGAAAAGGGCAATGACGAGATCAAACTGGAGGCGAAAATGTCACTTCTCAACGGAGTCACCGTCATCGTTGGTTCCATCATCGGTTCCGGTATCTTCGTCAGTCCAACTGGCGTTCTTAAATACACGGGAAGTGTGAATGCGAGTCTTCTTGTGTGGACGGCATCTGGCATTTATTCTATG GTAGGAGCTTATTGCTACGCCGAACTCGGCTGCATGATTAGAAAATCTGGCGCTGATTATGCATACATCATGGAGACTTTCGGACCCTTTTTGGCATTCGTCAGACTGTGGGTCGAGTGTATGATAGTGCGTCCTTGCAGCCAGGCTATAGTAGCCTTGACTTTCAGCGTCTATGTTCTCAAACCACTCTTTCCGGATTGCACACCGCCCGATGACTCCGTCAGAATGCTCGCCGTCTGTTGCATAT GTGTGCTGGCTTTTATAAATTGCTGGGACGTCAAGTGGGCGACGAGGGTACAGGACATCTTCACGTATGCGAAACTACTCGCGCTGTTCATCATAATCTTTACTGGGGCCTATCAACTCTGCATTG GACATacacaatattttacgttCGAGAACACTAATACGGAAGTCACGTCTATAGCCCTCAGTTTTTATTCAGGCTTGTTTGCTTACAATGGCTGGAATTACTTGAATTTCATAATCGAAGAATTGAAGGATCCCGTTAG AAACCTACCGAGGGCTATTGCTGTTTCGTGCACTCTTGTTACGGTCGTCTATGTCTTCACGAATATGGCCTTTTACACAACGCTGAGTCCAGTTGAAGTGCTCGGTAGCGAAGCTGTGGCAGTG ACATATGCAAACAGATTGTTCGGCGTGATGGCATGGACGATACCGGTTTTCGTAGCTCTATCCACGTTCGGCGCGGTTAACGGCATCCTGCTCACGTCTTCCCGGCTCTTCTACGCGGGTGCCTGCGAGGGTCAGATGCCAGAGATATTGACAATGATTCAAATTTCTAGACTCACACCTACGCCCGCCGTAATATGCATG gcCTTGCTGTCCATGCTGTACTTATGCTCTTCCAATATTTCTGCTCTTATCAATTACGTCGGCTTCGCGACTTGG CTGAGTATAGGCGTCTCTGTGCTGTGCCTTCCGTGGCTCAGATGGAGTCAGCCGAACTTGTCGAGACCGATCAAGGTGAATCTTATTTTTCCGTTCTTCTACATCTTGGCTACCCTCTTCGTTACCATAGTTCCGATGTATGCCAGTCCCGTTGAAACCG GATACGGCTGTCTGATGATACTTTCGTCTGTACCTATTTACTTTGCCTTCATTGCGTGGAAGAATAAACCAAAATTCTTTCAGCAGGGAGTTG GCGCCGTCACCCAAGCTTTGCAGAAGCTGATGATAGTCGTGGGGCCACAAAAAACAAAG TGA
- the LOC105275029 gene encoding Y+L amino acid transporter 2 isoform X1 — MQRNLATEKMSKSGSIKDGEKGSYDPIPNTEKGNDEIKLEAKMSLLNGVTVIVGSIIGSGIFVSPTGVLKYTGSVNASLLVWTASGIYSMVGAYCYAELGCMIRKSGADYAYIMETFGPFLAFVRLWVECMIVRPCSQAIVALTFSVYVLKPLFPDCTPPDDSVRMLAVCCICVLAFINCWDVKWATRVQDIFTYAKLLALFIIIFTGAYQLCIGHTQYFTFENTNTEVTSIALSFYSGLFAYNGWNYLNFIIEELKDPVRNLPRAIAVSCTLVTVVYVFTNMAFYTTLSPVEVLGSEAVAVTYANRLFGVMAWTIPVFVALSTFGAVNGILLTSSRLFYAGACEGQMPEILTMIQISRLTPTPAVICMALLSMLYLCSSNISALINYVGFATWLSIGVSVLCLPWLRWSQPNLSRPIKVNLIFPFFYILATLFVTIVPMYASPVETGYGCLMILSSVPIYFAFIAWKNKPKFFQQGVGAVTQALQKLMIVVGPQKTKVYNTL, encoded by the exons ATGCAACGAAACCTAGCAACAG AAAAAATGTCAAAGTCAGGGAGCATCAAAGATGGTGAGAAGGGATCATATGATCCGATCCCTAATACTGAAAAGGGCAATGACGAGATCAAACTGGAGGCGAAAATGTCACTTCTCAACGGAGTCACCGTCATCGTTGGTTCCATCATCGGTTCCGGTATCTTCGTCAGTCCAACTGGCGTTCTTAAATACACGGGAAGTGTGAATGCGAGTCTTCTTGTGTGGACGGCATCTGGCATTTATTCTATG GTAGGAGCTTATTGCTACGCCGAACTCGGCTGCATGATTAGAAAATCTGGCGCTGATTATGCATACATCATGGAGACTTTCGGACCCTTTTTGGCATTCGTCAGACTGTGGGTCGAGTGTATGATAGTGCGTCCTTGCAGCCAGGCTATAGTAGCCTTGACTTTCAGCGTCTATGTTCTCAAACCACTCTTTCCGGATTGCACACCGCCCGATGACTCCGTCAGAATGCTCGCCGTCTGTTGCATAT GTGTGCTGGCTTTTATAAATTGCTGGGACGTCAAGTGGGCGACGAGGGTACAGGACATCTTCACGTATGCGAAACTACTCGCGCTGTTCATCATAATCTTTACTGGGGCCTATCAACTCTGCATTG GACATacacaatattttacgttCGAGAACACTAATACGGAAGTCACGTCTATAGCCCTCAGTTTTTATTCAGGCTTGTTTGCTTACAATGGCTGGAATTACTTGAATTTCATAATCGAAGAATTGAAGGATCCCGTTAG AAACCTACCGAGGGCTATTGCTGTTTCGTGCACTCTTGTTACGGTCGTCTATGTCTTCACGAATATGGCCTTTTACACAACGCTGAGTCCAGTTGAAGTGCTCGGTAGCGAAGCTGTGGCAGTG ACATATGCAAACAGATTGTTCGGCGTGATGGCATGGACGATACCGGTTTTCGTAGCTCTATCCACGTTCGGCGCGGTTAACGGCATCCTGCTCACGTCTTCCCGGCTCTTCTACGCGGGTGCCTGCGAGGGTCAGATGCCAGAGATATTGACAATGATTCAAATTTCTAGACTCACACCTACGCCCGCCGTAATATGCATG gcCTTGCTGTCCATGCTGTACTTATGCTCTTCCAATATTTCTGCTCTTATCAATTACGTCGGCTTCGCGACTTGG CTGAGTATAGGCGTCTCTGTGCTGTGCCTTCCGTGGCTCAGATGGAGTCAGCCGAACTTGTCGAGACCGATCAAGGTGAATCTTATTTTTCCGTTCTTCTACATCTTGGCTACCCTCTTCGTTACCATAGTTCCGATGTATGCCAGTCCCGTTGAAACCG GATACGGCTGTCTGATGATACTTTCGTCTGTACCTATTTACTTTGCCTTCATTGCGTGGAAGAATAAACCAAAATTCTTTCAGCAGGGAGTTG GCGCCGTCACCCAAGCTTTGCAGAAGCTGATGATAGTCGTGGGGCCACAAAAAACAAAGGTTTACAATACACTGTAA